Below is a genomic region from Gemmatimonadota bacterium.
CCGACCTCTCGATGGCACCGTGGGGAGGACTGGGGCGCATCTTGCCCGCGAACTGCCTCGCCGTTGCATTCCCTTCGGACCGCGACTTTCCCATAGCACTGGACTTAACCGCAGCAACTGCAGCAGGTGGCAAAATGCGGGTCGCTCTGGCGCGAGGCGAACGCGTACCCGAAAACTGGCTAATCGACGCCGAAGGCAACCCCACAACTGACCCCGCGGCTTACGTACACGGCAATGCCGCACTAACCCCCTTTGGCGACCACAAAGGATATGGCCTATCATTCATCTTCGACATCTTATCCGGCGCCCTGTCCCCCGCCGGCTGCACCCGCAAAAATTCACCCGTAACGGGCAATGCCCTATTTGTACAGGCCATTCGCATCGATGCATTCCAACCCATCGCCGACTTTAAAGCCGAAATCGGACAATTCATCGACTACGTAAAATCGGCAAAAACCGCACCGGGATTTGACGAAATACTCGTACCCGGCGAACGCTCCCATCGCACGGGTTGTGAACGCGAAGCAAATGGGGTCCCCATAGAAGAAACGACCTGGGAACAAATTTGCGAAACCGCAAAAAAATTCGATGTGGAAGTTTAGCGACCTCACACAAACAAAAACCCGCTCCCTGAAGGGGGCGGGGTTTTTTGTTAAACCGTCTTATTTTTCAGGTGGTTCAGGCGGATCGGGCGGCGTGGGCGTTTCAGGCGCATCTATCTCTTCATCTGAATACAACCTCAGATCGCCCCGACCGAGTTCAATCGCAACCTTAGCACCACCACCATTGAGTTGACCCGTCACCACCTGTGAAGTACGCGACACGCCGGTAATAGACAGGGGCAGGTCGGTCTGGATACTTCCGCGCCCAACATAACCGTGTACATCGACTGCGGAACCATCGGGAATAATGAGATCAACCGCGCCATCTCTATTTTGAATCGCGTAGTCATCGCCAATGGGTTTGTGTGGACGCACCGCAATATTGCCGCCGCGGCTTTGTATCATGACGCCCACTTCGGGATTTTCAATTTCAACAGCACCCCGGCCAGTATGGACAGTAGTTGCACCCGCAATATTTTCAAGATGCGTTGCACCGCGATTATTTTTTGCAACCACACGTCCCCCAACCCGCTCGGCTTTAATTGAACTGTGGCTATTTTCTGCAATAAAATCGCCTCCAATTTCTCGAACAGTGATGGGAGCAAGATTATTTTTTGCCTGCACATTGCCGCCTGCGCGGTCAACTTCAATCGGGCTATGCCCTGCTTTCACAGCAAAATCACCTCCAATTTCTCGAACGGCAACAGGTCCATGGCGTACATCCACAACCACATTGCCCCCTATATGATCACCCTCAAGCCTGCCGTGATGTATGTTAATTTCGGCATTGTGCTCGATACTTCGACAGACGA
It encodes:
- a CDS encoding Ldh family oxidoreductase, producing the protein MPIFNPDKLRRIGREVFERVGATPEEAQIVADLLVSSNLAGHDSHGVVRIPQYVSGVQSGQIQLGTTVEIERETDATAIVNGHWGFGHVTATEAMHIAIQKARKSAVGIATVHQCNHIGRLGGYPVLAAAENMAGLMSNNGHGADLSMAPWGGLGRILPANCLAVAFPSDRDFPIALDLTAATAAGGKMRVALARGERVPENWLIDAEGNPTTDPAAYVHGNAALTPFGDHKGYGLSFIFDILSGALSPAGCTRKNSPVTGNALFVQAIRIDAFQPIADFKAEIGQFIDYVKSAKTAPGFDEILVPGERSHRTGCEREANGVPIEETTWEQICETAKKFDVEV